The following coding sequences are from one Lycium ferocissimum isolate CSIRO_LF1 chromosome 3, AGI_CSIRO_Lferr_CH_V1, whole genome shotgun sequence window:
- the LOC132049667 gene encoding polyadenylate-binding protein 7-like isoform X2: protein MAVVPPPSSLYVGDLHQDVTDGQLFDAFSEFKSLASVRICRDSSTGRSLCYGYVNFVSPQDAIRAIEVKNNSILNGKVMRVSWSLRDPDARRSGKGNVFIKNLSDTVDNLKLQEMFQKFGNILSCKVVTSEDGKSKGYGFVQFGSEESASAAIEKLNGSMVGDKQMYVGKFVKKTDRILPNPDAKYTNLYFKNLDLDISEEHLREKFSGFGKIISLVISKDENGGSKGFGFVNFDDPDDARKAMEAMNGSPVGSKTLYVARAQKKAEREQLLKRLFEERRKEQIMKYQGSNVYVKNIDDDVSDNELRELFGQCGTITSVKIMQDEKGLSKGFGFVCFSTAEEAYKAVNAFHGLMLHRKPLYVAIAQRKEERQAQLQLYYAQRIAGLTGPSAMFPGAYPPLYYPTAGVVPQLPTRPGMMYQALGMRPGWGTNGFTNTTRPAFQPSPVPMIPNASRQHRQNRGRMNGHMSASNVTNAQQSGQSAVSSKESTNFQRGGPVKYVPNGRARDMNKGSFVSNAGSAAVGSAAEGSEMLSTLLAAAAPEQQKQILGEHLYPLVSQHKPELAAKITGMLLEMDNAELLLLLESPESLVTKVEEAVEVLKLSKAKVSSQESHHPSFLSAEVAVN, encoded by the exons ATGGCGGTTGTACCACCTCCGTCATCGTTGTACGTTGGTGATCTTCATCAGGATGTTACAGATGGACAATTATTTGATGCATTTTCAGAGTTTAAAAGCCTAGCTTCTGTTAGAATCTGCCGTGATTCATCTACTGGACGTTCACTCTGTTACGGCTACGTTAACTTTGTTTCTCCACAGGACg CTATACGCGCTATTGAGGTGAAAAATAACTCCATTCTCAATGGGAAAGTTATGAGGGTTAGTTGGTCTCTGCGTGACCCTGATGCGAGACGAAGTggaaaaggaaacgttttcatCAAG AATTTAAGTGATACAGTTGACAACCTGAAGCTTCAAGAAATGTTTCAAAAGTTTGGAAATATCTTATCTTGTAAAGTTGTCACTTCTGAGGATGGAAAGAGTAAAGGATATGGCTTTGTTCAGTTTGGGTCGGAGGAGTCCGCGAGTGCTGCTATTGAGAAGCTTAATGGGTCCATGGTTGGAGACAAGCAGAT GTATGTTGGTAAGTTTGTCAAAAAGACTGACCGGATTTTGCCCAATCCTGAtgctaaatatacaaatttgTACTTCAAGAACCTGGACCTTGACATCTCAGAGGAGCATCTTAGAGAAAAGTTCTCTGGGTTTGGGAAGATTATTAGCTTGGTCATTTCAAAAGATGAGAATGGAGGTTCAAAAGGTTTTGGATTTGTGAACTTTGACGATCCTGATGATGCTAGGAAAGCAATGGAAGCTATGAATGGATCACCAGTTG GCTCCAAGACCCTGTATGTAGCCAGAGCACAAAAGAAAGCAGAGCGCGAACAACTTCTGAAGCGCCTGTTTGAGGAGAGAAGGAAAGAACAGATAATGAAATACCAG GGTTCAAATGTGTATGTCAAgaatattgatgatgatgtctcCGATAATGAGCTGCGCGAACTGTTTGGCCAATGCGGCACAATTACTTCTGTGAAAATTATGCAAGATGAAAAAGGTTTGAGTAAGGGTTTTGGATTTGTATGCTTTTCCACAGCAGAGGAGGCCTATAAAGCCGTGAACGCTTTTCACG GACTTATGTTGCACCGAAAGCCGTTATATGTGGCTATTGCTCAAAGGAAAGAGGAAAGACAGGCCCAGCTACAACTATATTATGCACAACGGATTGCCGGGCTAACAGGACCTTCAGCTATGTTTCCTGGTGCATATCCTCCTCTTTACTACCCAACCGCTGGTGTTGTTCCTCAGTTGCCAACACGGCCTGGGATGATGTATCAGGCTCTCGGTATGAGGCCAGGTTGGGGCACTAATGGGTTCACAAACACCACCAGACCTGCCTTTCAACCTTCTCCAGTTCCCATG ATCCCTAATGCTTCTCGACAGCACCGGCAGAACAGGGGAAGGATGAATGGGCATATGTCAGCTTCGAACGTGACCAATGCGCAGCAATCAGGTCAATCAGCGGTGTCATCGAAAGAATCTACCAATTTTCAG CGTGGTGGGCCGGTCAAATATGTGCCCAATGGTCGCGCTCGTGACATGAACAAAGGATCTTTTGTATCAAATGCTGGTTCCGCCGCTGTTGGATCAGCTGCCGAAGGATCTGAAATGCTGAGTACCTTGCTTGCTGCTGCTGCTCCTGAGCAGCAGAAACAGATACTTGGAGAGCACCTTTATCCCCTTGTCAGTCAACATAAG CCCGAGCTTGCTGCGAAGATAACTGGAATGCTCTTGGAGATGGACAACGCTGAGCTACTATTATTGTTGGAGTCACCAGAATCTTTGGTGACCAAGGTGGAGGAAGCTGTTGAGGTGCTCAAGCTCTCTAAGGCTAAAGTTTCTAGCCAAGAGTCGCATCACCCAAGTTTTCTTTCTGCAGAAGTTGCGGTCAACTGA
- the LOC132049667 gene encoding polyadenylate-binding protein 7-like isoform X1, translating into MAVVPPPSSLYVGDLHQDVTDGQLFDAFSEFKSLASVRICRDSSTGRSLCYGYVNFVSPQDAIRAIEVKNNSILNGKVMRVSWSLRDPDARRSGKGNVFIKNLSDTVDNLKLQEMFQKFGNILSCKVVTSEDGKSKGYGFVQFGSEESASAAIEKLNGSMVGDKQMYVGKFVKKTDRILPNPDAKYTNLYFKNLDLDISEEHLREKFSGFGKIISLVISKDENGGSKGFGFVNFDDPDDARKAMEAMNGSPVVGSKTLYVARAQKKAEREQLLKRLFEERRKEQIMKYQGSNVYVKNIDDDVSDNELRELFGQCGTITSVKIMQDEKGLSKGFGFVCFSTAEEAYKAVNAFHGLMLHRKPLYVAIAQRKEERQAQLQLYYAQRIAGLTGPSAMFPGAYPPLYYPTAGVVPQLPTRPGMMYQALGMRPGWGTNGFTNTTRPAFQPSPVPMIPNASRQHRQNRGRMNGHMSASNVTNAQQSGQSAVSSKESTNFQRGGPVKYVPNGRARDMNKGSFVSNAGSAAVGSAAEGSEMLSTLLAAAAPEQQKQILGEHLYPLVSQHKPELAAKITGMLLEMDNAELLLLLESPESLVTKVEEAVEVLKLSKAKVSSQESHHPSFLSAEVAVN; encoded by the exons ATGGCGGTTGTACCACCTCCGTCATCGTTGTACGTTGGTGATCTTCATCAGGATGTTACAGATGGACAATTATTTGATGCATTTTCAGAGTTTAAAAGCCTAGCTTCTGTTAGAATCTGCCGTGATTCATCTACTGGACGTTCACTCTGTTACGGCTACGTTAACTTTGTTTCTCCACAGGACg CTATACGCGCTATTGAGGTGAAAAATAACTCCATTCTCAATGGGAAAGTTATGAGGGTTAGTTGGTCTCTGCGTGACCCTGATGCGAGACGAAGTggaaaaggaaacgttttcatCAAG AATTTAAGTGATACAGTTGACAACCTGAAGCTTCAAGAAATGTTTCAAAAGTTTGGAAATATCTTATCTTGTAAAGTTGTCACTTCTGAGGATGGAAAGAGTAAAGGATATGGCTTTGTTCAGTTTGGGTCGGAGGAGTCCGCGAGTGCTGCTATTGAGAAGCTTAATGGGTCCATGGTTGGAGACAAGCAGAT GTATGTTGGTAAGTTTGTCAAAAAGACTGACCGGATTTTGCCCAATCCTGAtgctaaatatacaaatttgTACTTCAAGAACCTGGACCTTGACATCTCAGAGGAGCATCTTAGAGAAAAGTTCTCTGGGTTTGGGAAGATTATTAGCTTGGTCATTTCAAAAGATGAGAATGGAGGTTCAAAAGGTTTTGGATTTGTGAACTTTGACGATCCTGATGATGCTAGGAAAGCAATGGAAGCTATGAATGGATCACCAGTTG TAGGCTCCAAGACCCTGTATGTAGCCAGAGCACAAAAGAAAGCAGAGCGCGAACAACTTCTGAAGCGCCTGTTTGAGGAGAGAAGGAAAGAACAGATAATGAAATACCAG GGTTCAAATGTGTATGTCAAgaatattgatgatgatgtctcCGATAATGAGCTGCGCGAACTGTTTGGCCAATGCGGCACAATTACTTCTGTGAAAATTATGCAAGATGAAAAAGGTTTGAGTAAGGGTTTTGGATTTGTATGCTTTTCCACAGCAGAGGAGGCCTATAAAGCCGTGAACGCTTTTCACG GACTTATGTTGCACCGAAAGCCGTTATATGTGGCTATTGCTCAAAGGAAAGAGGAAAGACAGGCCCAGCTACAACTATATTATGCACAACGGATTGCCGGGCTAACAGGACCTTCAGCTATGTTTCCTGGTGCATATCCTCCTCTTTACTACCCAACCGCTGGTGTTGTTCCTCAGTTGCCAACACGGCCTGGGATGATGTATCAGGCTCTCGGTATGAGGCCAGGTTGGGGCACTAATGGGTTCACAAACACCACCAGACCTGCCTTTCAACCTTCTCCAGTTCCCATG ATCCCTAATGCTTCTCGACAGCACCGGCAGAACAGGGGAAGGATGAATGGGCATATGTCAGCTTCGAACGTGACCAATGCGCAGCAATCAGGTCAATCAGCGGTGTCATCGAAAGAATCTACCAATTTTCAG CGTGGTGGGCCGGTCAAATATGTGCCCAATGGTCGCGCTCGTGACATGAACAAAGGATCTTTTGTATCAAATGCTGGTTCCGCCGCTGTTGGATCAGCTGCCGAAGGATCTGAAATGCTGAGTACCTTGCTTGCTGCTGCTGCTCCTGAGCAGCAGAAACAGATACTTGGAGAGCACCTTTATCCCCTTGTCAGTCAACATAAG CCCGAGCTTGCTGCGAAGATAACTGGAATGCTCTTGGAGATGGACAACGCTGAGCTACTATTATTGTTGGAGTCACCAGAATCTTTGGTGACCAAGGTGGAGGAAGCTGTTGAGGTGCTCAAGCTCTCTAAGGCTAAAGTTTCTAGCCAAGAGTCGCATCACCCAAGTTTTCTTTCTGCAGAAGTTGCGGTCAACTGA